In Malus sylvestris chromosome 16, drMalSylv7.2, whole genome shotgun sequence, the following are encoded in one genomic region:
- the LOC126606905 gene encoding NADH dehydrogenase [ubiquinone] 1 alpha subcomplex subunit 8-B-like isoform X1 translates to MASAVGPAGEPIPTSAVLTAAAKHIQFNCQAENVAFLKCKKKDPNPEKCLDKGRQVTRCVLTLLKDLHQRCTTEMDGYVGCMYYNTNEFDLCRKEQEEFEKKCPLA, encoded by the exons ATGGCTAGCGCGGTGGGCCCAGCGGGAGAACCAATCCCAACGTCGGCGGTGCTGACGGCGGCGGCGAAGCACATTCAGTTCAACTGCCAGGCCGAGAACGTGGCGTTTCTCAAGTGCAAGAAGAAGGACCCGAACCCGGAGAAGTGTCTCGACAAAGGTCGTCAGGTCACCCGGTGCGTGCTCACCCT GCTGAAGGATCTTCACCAGAGGTGCACAACGGAGATGGATGGTTACGTTGGATGCATGTATTACAATACAAATGAGTTTGATTTATGTCGCAAAGAGCAGGAGGAATTCGAGAAGAAGTGCCCGTTGGCATGA
- the LOC126606906 gene encoding uncharacterized protein LOC126606906: MGEKKKKATLFIRLISAAGTGFFYVKKKPSRVQEKLEFRKFDPRVNRHVLFTEAKMK, encoded by the coding sequence ATGggtgaaaagaagaagaaggctaCCTTGTTCATCCGACTTATCTCAGCAGCTGGGACTGGATTTTTCTATGTCAAGAAGAAGCCGAGTAGGGTGCAAGAGAAGCTTGAGTTTCGGAAATTTGACCCTCGGGTAAATCGTCATGTTCTatttactgaggcaaagatgaAATGA
- the LOC126608161 gene encoding peroxidase 24-like: MRPSINVVLVSLLVLVDVVSVCNGGLGGLSPVFYHKSCPEIGRIVRNITWSKVAENPTMAAKLLRMHYHDCFVRGCDGSLLLDSTSDNTAEKEAIQNRNIRGYEVIDEIKARLEEECPGIVSCADIVALAARDAVSYQFGRPMWQVLTGRKDGKVSLSSEASANLPSAGANFTTLYQQFIGLGLNVIDLVALSGAHTIGVAHCGVFQRRLNVTGKGDVDPTLDPEYAEFLRTQCTTPAVAVALDANSSVSFDSHYFAGLRQNKGLLTSDAALLTDRRSARIVRRFERFHIFMTYFGNSMKKMGAIGVKTREQDGGEIRKNCRVVNAN, encoded by the exons ATGAGGCCTAGCATAAATGTGGTGTTAGTTTCTCTTCTTGTGCTCGTTGACGTTGTTAGCGTTTGTAATGGCGGTCTCGGTGGGCTGAGTCCGGTGTTCTATCACAAGAGTTGCCCTGAAATTGGAAGAATAGTGAGGAATATCACATGGAGCAAGGTTGCAGAAAATCCTACCATGGCAGCAAAGCTTCTAAGGATGCACTACCATGACTGTTTTGTTAGG GGATGTGATGGATCACTATTGCTAGATTCAACCAGCGACAACACGGCGGAGAAGGAAGCAATACAAAACAGGAATATTAGAGGTTATGAGGTTATTGATGAAATTAAAGCCAGATTAGAAGAAGAGTGTCCCGGCATCGTCTCATGTGCTGATATTGTTGCCTTGGCAGCCAGAGATGCTGTCTCTTATCAA TTTGGAAGGCCGATGTGGCAGGTTTTAACCGGGAGAAAAGATGGAAAAGTCTCCCTTTCGTCAGAGGCTTCAGCAAACTTACCCTCCGCAGGTGCAAACTTCACCACACTCTACCAGCAATTTATTGGTTTGGGGCTGAACGTCATAGATCTTGTGGCATTATCAG GGGCACATACAATTGGAGTGGCACATTGCGGTGTATTTCAAAGGAGACTGAACGTAACCGGAAAAGGTGACGTAGACCCTACACTTGATCCAGAATACGCAGAGTTTTTGAGAACACAATGCACCACTCCGGCCGTCGCGGTGGCGCTGGACGCCAACAGCTCAGTTTCCTTTGACAGTCATTACTTTGCGGGGTTGAGGCAAAACAAAGGCCTCTTGACATCAGATGCTGCCCTACTCACTGACCGGCGTTCGGCTCGGATTGTTAGACGTTTTGAGAGGTTCCATATTTTCATGACCTACTTTGGGAATTCAATGAAGAAAATGGGTGCCATTGGAGTCAAAACACGAGAGCAGGATGGTGGAGAGATTAGAAAGAATTGCAGGGTTGTTAATGCTAATTAA
- the LOC126608162 gene encoding heavy metal-associated isoprenylated plant protein 19, whose product MQIFTELPLCLFNFHPCMGNLHVLPSRRQHSTVSMGKSKKKNDQELKVVSVQFKVSMHCNACERTVVKTLRKLKGVEKFTTEMKKHKVVVTGKIDPQKVLKKLRKKTGKKVEIVVDKEEKPKDASGEGNLTKPNVYPPFFYCCKESEILFMFSDENPNACCIM is encoded by the exons ATGCAAATATTTACCGAACTGCCTTTGTGTCTCTTCAACTTCCATCCCTGCATGGGTAATTTGCATGTTTTGCCTTCTCGTCGTCAACACTCAACAGTGTCAATGGGAAAGAGTAAGAAGAAAAATGACCAAGAACTCAAA GTTGTATCAGTACAATTCAAAGTCTCGATGCACTGTAATGCATGCGAAAGAACCGTCGTCAAAACCCTCCGCAAACTCAAAG GGGTGGAGAAATTTACGACAGAAATGAAGAAACACAAAGTTGTGGTGACTGGGAAAATCGACCCacaaaaggtgttgaagaaactGAGGAAAAAGACGGGCAAGAAAGTGGAGATTGTGGTTGACAAGGAAGAAAAACCAAAAGATGCGTCCGGTGAGGGAAATCTGACAAAACCAAATGTTTATCCGCCATTTTTTTATTGCTGTAAAGAGAGTGAAATTCTTTTCATGTTCAGTGATGAGAATCCAAATGCTTGTTGCATAATGTAG
- the LOC126606903 gene encoding probable 1-deoxy-D-xylulose-5-phosphate synthase, chloroplastic, producing MALCAFSFPAHISKPAASADAQKSHFSVGTPLPCPSQQKLNQVMRKGPSGICASLSERGEYHSQRPPTPLLDTINYPIHMKNLSVKELQQLADELRSDVIFNVSKTGGHLGSSLGVVELTVALHYVFNAPQDRILWDVGHQSYPHKILTGRRDKMHTMRQTNGLAGFTKRSESEYDCFGTGHSSTTISAGLGMAVGRDLKGGSNHVVAVIGDGAMTAGQAYEAMNNAGYLDSDMIIILNDNKQVSLPTASLDGPIPPVGALSSALSRLQSNRPLRELREVAKGVTKQIGGPVHNLAAKVDEYARGMISGTGSSLFEELGLYYIGPVDGHNLDDLISILKEVKITKTTGPVLIHLITEKGRGYPYAEKAADKYHGVAKFDPATGKQFKSSASTQSYTTYFAEALIAEAEADKDIVAIHAAMGGGTGMNLFLRRFPTRCFDVGIAEQHAVTFAAGLACEGLKPFCAIYSSFLQRAYDQVVHDVDLQKLPVRFAMDRAGLVGADGPTHSGSFDVTFMACLPNMVVMAPSDEAELFDMVATAAAIDDRPSCFRYPRGNGVGVELPLGNKGTPLEVGKGRILIEGERVALLGYGAAVQSCLAASSLVESHGLRLTVADARFCKPLDRALIRSLARSHEFLITVEEGSIGGFGSHVAHFLALDGLLDGKLKWRPIVLPDRYIDHGSPADQLAEAGLTPSHIAATVFNMLGQAREALEIMS from the exons ATGGCTCTCTGCGCATTCTCATTTCCTGCACATATCAGCAAACCAGCAGCATCTGCAGATGCTCAGAAATCCCACTTCTCTGTGGGAACACCTCTTCCATGCCCATCTCAGCAGAAGCTCAATCAG GTGATGAGAAAAGGGCCAAGTGGGATTTGTGCATCACTGTCAGAGAGAGGGGAGTATCACTCACAGAGACCTCCCACTCCTCTCTTGGACACCATCAACTATCCAATTCACATGAAAAATCTTTCTGTCAag GAGCTTCAACAACTAGCAGATGAGCTGAGGTCTGATGTGAtcttcaatgtttcaaaaactGGAGGCCACCTCGGTTCAAGCCTTGGTGTTGTGGAGCTCACTGTGGCTCTTCACTATGTCTTCAATGCTCCTCAGGACAGAATCTTGTGGGATGTTGGCCATCAG TCTTACCCACACAAAATCTTGACTGGGAGGAGAGATAAGATGCACACCATGAGACAGACAAATGGATTAGCCGGCTTCACTAAGCGCTCTGAGAGTGAATACGATTGCTTTGGCACTGGTCACAGTTCCACCACCATCTCTGCAGGCTTGG GGATGGCAGTAGGAAGGGATCTAAAGGGAGGAAGCAATCATGTAGTTGCTGTAATAGGTGATGGTGCCATGACAGCAGGGCAAGCGTATGAAGCCATGAACAACGCGGGGTACCTCGACTCTGACATGATTATTATTCTTAATGACAATAAACAGGTTTCTTTACCTACCGCTAGTCTTGACGGACCCATCCCGCCGGTAGGAGCCTTGAGTAGTGCTCTCAGTAGGTTGCAATCAAACAGGCCGCTCAGAGAATTAAGAGAGGTCGCCAAA GGTGTTACTAAACAAATTGGTGGCCCTGTGCATAATCTGGCAGCAAAAGTTGATGAGTATGCTCGAGGAATGATCAGTGGTACTGGTTCTTCGCTATTTGAAGAGCTTGGACTATATTATATAGGTCCGGTCGATGGTCACAACCTAGATGATCTTATTTCCATTCTCAAAGAGGTTAAAATTACCAAAACAACAGGTCCTGTCCTGATCCACCTTATCACTGAGAAAGGCAGGGGATATCCGTATGCAGAAAAAGCGGCAGACAAGTACCATG GAGTGGCCAAATTTGATCCGGCAACTGGAAAGCAATTCAAATCAAGTGCTAGTACACAATCTTACACGACATACTTTGCAGAGGCTTTGATTGCAGAAGCTGAAGCGGACAAAGATATTGTTGCTATCCATGCTGCAATGGGAGGTGGAACGGGGATGAATCTCTTCCTCCGCCGTTTTCCAACAAGATGCTTTGATGTTGGAATAGCAGAACAGCATGCGGTTACTTTTGCTGCTGGTCTGGCCTGTGAAGGCCTAAAACCTTTCTGTGCAATTTACTCATCTTTCTTGCAGAGAGCTTATGACCAG GTAGTACATGACGTAGATTTGCAAAAGCTTCCGGTTAGATTTGCTATGGACAGAGCTGGGCTGGTCGGAGCTGATGGTCCTACGCATTCCGGGTCTTTTGATGTCACTTTCATGGCATGCCTTCCTAACATGGTGGTGATGGCCCCTTCTGATGAGGCAGAGCTTTTCGATATGGTAGCCACTGCTGCTGCCATAGATGACCGACCAAGTTGTTTCCGATATCCAAGAGGAAATGGGGTTGGCGTTGAGCTGCCACTAGGGAATAAAGGAACTCCTCTCGAG GTAGGAAAAGGAAGAATATTGATCGAAGGGGAAAGAGTTGCACTTTTGGGTTACGGAGCAGCAGTACAGAGCTGTTTGGCTGCCTCCTCTTTGGTGGAATCCCATGGTTTGCGCCTTACAGTTGCTGATGCACGATTTTGCAAACCACTGGACCGAGCTCTCATTCGCAGCCTTGCGAGGTCACATGAGTTTCTGATTACTGTGGAAGAAGGATCCATCGGAGGGTTTGGTTCTCACGTTGCTCATTTCCTGGCCCTTGATGGCCTTCTTGATGGAAAACTCAAG TGGAGACCGATTGTTCTTCCTGACCGGTACATTGACCACGGTTCCCCTGCTGATCAATTGGCCGAGGCCGGACTCACCCCTTCTCACATTGCAGCAACCGTATTCAATATGCTTGGACAAGCAAGAGAGGCCCTGGAGATAATGTCATGA
- the LOC126606905 gene encoding NADH dehydrogenase [ubiquinone] 1 alpha subcomplex subunit 8-B-like isoform X2: MASAVGPAGEPIPTSAVLTAAAKHIQFNCQAENVAFLKCKKKDPNPEKCLDKGRQVTRLKDLHQRCTTEMDGYVGCMYYNTNEFDLCRKEQEEFEKKCPLA, from the exons ATGGCTAGCGCGGTGGGCCCAGCGGGAGAACCAATCCCAACGTCGGCGGTGCTGACGGCGGCGGCGAAGCACATTCAGTTCAACTGCCAGGCCGAGAACGTGGCGTTTCTCAAGTGCAAGAAGAAGGACCCGAACCCGGAGAAGTGTCTCGACAAAGGTCGTCAGGTCACCCG GCTGAAGGATCTTCACCAGAGGTGCACAACGGAGATGGATGGTTACGTTGGATGCATGTATTACAATACAAATGAGTTTGATTTATGTCGCAAAGAGCAGGAGGAATTCGAGAAGAAGTGCCCGTTGGCATGA